CATCCTGCGCGCCGACCCGATGGCCCAGCGCGCCGAGCGCCCGCCGGCCACCGCCTCGGTGGTGCACGAGAGCGCGTACCAGTGGGAGGACGCGGAGTGGATGGCGCACCGGGCCGACCGCCCGCCGCACGCCGCGCCCATGTCCGTCTACGAGCTGCACCTGCCGTCCTGGCGGCCGGGCCTCGGCTACCGGGAGCTCGCCGAGGAGCTGCCGCGCTATGTGACGGATCTCGGTTTCACCCACGTCGAGCTGATGCCGCCGGCCGAGCACCCGTTCGGCGGCTCCTGGGGATACCAGGTGACGGGCTATTACGCCCCCACGTCCCGGCTGGGCACCCCCGACGACTTCAAGTACCTGGTGGACGCGCTGCACCGGGCCGGGATCGCGGTGCTGATGGACTGGGTCCCGGCGCACTTCCCCAAGGACGAATGGGCGCTGGCGCGCTTCGACGGCACGCCCTGCTATGAGCCCGGCGACCCGCTGCGCGCCGAGCATCCCGACTGGGGCACCCTGACGTTCGACTACGGCCGCCGCGAGGTGCGGAACTTCCTGGTGGCCAACGCCGTGTTCTGGTGCGAGGAGTACCACATCGACGGGCTGCGGGTGGACGCCGTCGCCTCGATGCTCTATCTGGACTACTCGCGCCCCGAGGGCCAGTGGACCCCCAACGCCGAGGGCGGCCGGGAGAACTGGGACGCGGTGCGGTTCCTCCAGGAGATGAACGCCACGGTCTACCGCCGCTGTCCCGGCGTGGTGACCGTCGCCGAGGAGTCCACCGCGTGGGACGGCGTGACCCGGGCGACGGACCGGGGCGGCCTGGGCTTCGGCCTCAAGTGGAACATGGGGTGGATGCACGACTCGCTGGTCTACATCTCCAAGGACCCGGTGCACCGCGCCTTCCACCACGGCGAGATGACGTTCTCCATGGTCTACGCCTACTCGGAGAACTACCTGCTGCCCATCTCGCACGACGAGGTGGTGCACGGCAAGGGGGCACTGGTGTCGAAGATGCCCGGCGACTGGTGGCGGCAGCGCGCGGACCTGCGGGCCTATCTCGGCTTCATGTGGTCCCACCCCGGCAAGCAGCTGCTGTTCATGGGCCAGGAGTTCGCCCAGGGCGCCGAGTGGTCCGAGGAGGAGGGCCCGCAGTGGTGGGTCCTCGATCCCCCGTGGCCGGCGGCCGACGACCACCGGGGCGTGGCGAGCCTGGTGCGCGACATGAACGCCGTCTACCGCGCCGCTCCCGCGCTGTGGGAGCGGGACACCGACCCGGCCGGCTTCGCCTGGGTCGACGCGGGCGCCGCCGCCGACAACGTGCTGGCGTTCCTCCGCTTCGCCGCCGACGGCTCCCCGCTGCTCGCGGTGTGCAACTTCTCCCCCGTCGTCCGCCCCGACTACCGCCTCGGCGTGCCCGGCGAGGTCGCGGCCTGGACGGAGGTCCTGAACACCGACGACCTGGCCTACGGCGGCTCCGGGGTGACCAACCCCGATCCGCTGAAGTCCGATCCCACCCCCAGCCACGGCCGCGAGACCAGCGTTTCGCCGACGCTGCCACCGCTGGCCACCATCTGGCTCCGGCCCGCCTGACCGGTCCCGCGCCCGACCGTGCTGCCGCACCATCCCGCGCTGCTCGCGCCCCCGCTCCTGACGGCCCTGACGGCGCTCTGGGCCGCCGCGCCCGCCGCCGCGCGCCGCCGCCCGCCGTTCGGGACGGTCAGCTGAGCGCGGTTTCCCGGTGGTTCTCCCGGTAGTACGGGTCGCGGACCCGGCCGACCCGGGCGTCGGTGTCGTACGTGTACACCTCGCGGCCCTCGATGAAGACGCGCAGCGCGCGGCTCATCACGTCCAGCGGGTCGCCGGACCAGATGACGACGTCGCCGTCCAGGCCGGGCCGCAGGGCGCCGATCCGGTCGTCCAGGCCCATGATCTCGGCCGGGTTGAGGGTGATCGTGCGCAGCGCGTCCGCCCGGTCCAGGCCCTCCTTGACGCTCAGGGTGACCTGGTGGACGAGGAAGTTGACCGGCACCACCGGGTGGTCGGTGGTGATCGCGACCTTGACGCCGGCCCGGGCGAGGATGCCCGGGTTGGCCAGGGTCCGGCCGCGCAGCTCGACCTTGCTCCGGGTGGTGAACAGCGGGCCGGTGATCACCGGGACGTCGCGGCGGGCGATCTCGTCGGCCAGCAGATGGGCCTCGGTGGCGTGGTTGATGACGAGCCGGTAGCCGAACTCGTCGGCCAGCCGCAGCGCGGTGGCGATGTCGTCGGCGCGGTGGGTGTGCTGGCACCACGGCAGCTCCCCGCCGAGCACCCGGACCAGCACCTCCAGACCCGGGTCGCGGTCGAAGGGCGTGCCCTCGGCGGCGGCGTGCTCCCGTTTCGCCCGGTAGTCCTGCGCCCTGGTGAACGCGTCCCGGATCACGGCCGCCACGCCCTGCCGGGTGGAGGGCAGCTGCTGCTTCTCGCCGTAGACCCGCTTGGGGTTCTCGCCCAGGGCGCTCTTCACGCTCACCGGCTGCCGGATCAGCATCTCGTCGACGCTGCGCCCCCAGCACTTCACGGCGACGGTCTGGCCGCCTATCGGGTTCCCCGAGCCGGGCTTGATGACCGCGCTGGTGACGCCGCCGGCGAGGGCGTCGGCGAAGCCGGTGTCGGCGGGGTTGATGGCGTCCAGCGCGCGCAGCCGGGCGCCGTTGGGGTCGGTCATCTCGTTGGTGTCCTGCCCGGCCCAGCCCTCGGCCTCCTCGTGGACGCCGAGGTGGCCGTGCGCCTCGACGAACCCGGGCAGCACCCACGCCCCGGCGGCGTCCACGACGGGCACGCCCGCCGGCACACCGACCCGCTCGTCCGGGCCGACGGCGGCGATCCTGCCGCCGAGGACCAGCACGGTGCCCTTCTCGACGGGTTCGCCGTCGACGGGCACCACGCGGCCGGATCTGATCGCGATATCCATGGCCAGGGAACCTATCCCACCGGCCCGCCGGGCCTGCCACGGGATGCCACCCGGCGCTGCACGCCGATGTGGCGGAACTGATAGAAGGCCCCGGCCTGGCGCAGCACACCGCGCCGCTCGTGCGCGTCGGCGAGGAAGTCCATCAGCCGGAACGGCAGCCGGTGGCGCAGCGTCAGATAGCACCGCGCCACGGTGAACGCGCCCCACGCGCCCTGTCCCCAGGCGGGCACCAGCCCCACCGCGGTCCCGATCCCGGCACCGGCCAGCGCGCTGACCACCACCGCGAAGACGACGCCACGCGCCGGGTCGTCCGCCGCCTCGTGCACCAGGCCGCCGAGCACGCCGCCGGTGACCGTGCCCGCGCCGCCCACCACCCCGATCAGGCGGAAGAAGATCCGCCGGTCCTGCGCGAGCAGTGTGCGCGGTCCGACGGCGGTGGCGATGTCCGCCGAACCGGCCCGCCAGCCGTTGGTGACGCCGAACGTCAGCCCGCACAGGCCGCCGATGGGCAGCCCGATGGCCGGTCCGAACGCGACCGTCGCCCCCAGCCCGCCGGTCAGCCCGATCGCGACGCCGCCCCAGCTCCACGCCCAGCGGATCCGCACGGCCGGGCCGCTACCCGGCGGGCCGAAGGTGAGGCCGGTCAGCAGCCCGCAGACCACCCCGACCAGCAAGCCCCGCTCCCGGCCCAGCGCCGGCCAGGCCAGCACCCAGCCCAGCACCCCGGCGGCCAGCCAGTGGACGTCCCAGATCCAGCCGGGCGCCCTGCCGCCGAGGGCGGTCCGCAGGGGTCCGTACAGCCTGCCGACCAGGGCGTTGCCGAGCACGAACAGCGTGACGCCCGTGACGGCGGCCCACGGCGGCAGCCCGGCGTCCCCGAGGAGCGTCTGTAGCACCCCCTGCACCAGACAGAGCGCGCCGAGCCCCAGCAGCAGCCCGCCGACCGCCTCGACGGCCAGCCGGGGCAGGGGGCCGGGCGCGGCCCGGCGCAGCTCCCACCAGGCGAGGTCGGTGGTGCCGCGCAGGTTGTCCTGGAGGTTGCGGGCCAGCAGCCCGAGCGCCTCCCCGGCCCGGCCCGGCGACCAGCGCGCGGGCCGGTCGGGGTGCGGGCGGTAGGCGGAGGGGATGAAGGCGTCGTAGAGGTGGACGCGGACGGCGTCGGCATCGGGCAGCAGGCCGGTGTCGCACAGCGTGGCCGGATCCGGCAGCGCCGTGATCCCCTCGCCGGGGCGGGGGTTGTAGACGCGGCCGGCCAGCGAGACGGTCAGCGGGGTACTGAGCGCCCGGGCCACCGGCAGGCCGGTGCCCAGCGCGCCGATCACCGGCTCCCAGCGGGCGGCCGAGTCCGTTCCCACGCCGCCGGCCGCCCGGCGCAGATAGGCGGCGACGGTGCCGGGCGTGAGCGGCAGCAGCTCGATCCCGGCGGCGCCGGCGAGGCGGACCGGCAGTCCGGCCGGCGGGTCGGTCACCGCCCGGTACTCGGCGGTGCGGCTGGACAGCACCAAGCCCTGGCCGGGCAGCAGCTGTCTGCTGACGCGGTCCAGGGCGGTGGCCCGGACGGCGTCGGGCAGCTCGTCGAAGCCGTCGAGAACGGGCAGCACGCGGTGGGTGTCCAGCAGGACGCGGGCCCTGGTCCGTTCGGTCCCGTCCGGCACGCGGTTCTCCAGGCCGCGGTAGTCGGTCGCCAGCCGGCCCGC
Above is a window of Streptomyces sp. NBC_01803 DNA encoding:
- the glgB gene encoding 1,4-alpha-glucan branching enzyme, with the translated sequence MLSAERPTLPSEDRDRLLAGAHHDPHALLGAHAVPAGTLVRALRPLARSVRVRGTELAPEGDGLFAAVLPLSRADLGAYRLEVGYDGGTVVEAEDPYRFLPALGELDLHLIGEGRHERLWDALGARPMTHEGVPGTRFTVWAPNARGVRVAGDFSSWDGTGFPMRSLGSSGVWELFVPGVGPGTLYKFDVCGADGAHILRADPMAQRAERPPATASVVHESAYQWEDAEWMAHRADRPPHAAPMSVYELHLPSWRPGLGYRELAEELPRYVTDLGFTHVELMPPAEHPFGGSWGYQVTGYYAPTSRLGTPDDFKYLVDALHRAGIAVLMDWVPAHFPKDEWALARFDGTPCYEPGDPLRAEHPDWGTLTFDYGRREVRNFLVANAVFWCEEYHIDGLRVDAVASMLYLDYSRPEGQWTPNAEGGRENWDAVRFLQEMNATVYRRCPGVVTVAEESTAWDGVTRATDRGGLGFGLKWNMGWMHDSLVYISKDPVHRAFHHGEMTFSMVYAYSENYLLPISHDEVVHGKGALVSKMPGDWWRQRADLRAYLGFMWSHPGKQLLFMGQEFAQGAEWSEEEGPQWWVLDPPWPAADDHRGVASLVRDMNAVYRAAPALWERDTDPAGFAWVDAGAAADNVLAFLRFAADGSPLLAVCNFSPVVRPDYRLGVPGEVAAWTEVLNTDDLAYGGSGVTNPDPLKSDPTPSHGRETSVSPTLPPLATIWLRPA
- a CDS encoding amidohydrolase, with the protein product MDIAIRSGRVVPVDGEPVEKGTVLVLGGRIAAVGPDERVGVPAGVPVVDAAGAWVLPGFVEAHGHLGVHEEAEGWAGQDTNEMTDPNGARLRALDAINPADTGFADALAGGVTSAVIKPGSGNPIGGQTVAVKCWGRSVDEMLIRQPVSVKSALGENPKRVYGEKQQLPSTRQGVAAVIRDAFTRAQDYRAKREHAAAEGTPFDRDPGLEVLVRVLGGELPWCQHTHRADDIATALRLADEFGYRLVINHATEAHLLADEIARRDVPVITGPLFTTRSKVELRGRTLANPGILARAGVKVAITTDHPVVPVNFLVHQVTLSVKEGLDRADALRTITLNPAEIMGLDDRIGALRPGLDGDVVIWSGDPLDVMSRALRVFIEGREVYTYDTDARVGRVRDPYYRENHRETALS
- a CDS encoding NACHT domain-containing protein, giving the protein MPSALARYTWMYAAIAAGSITATVWLAHRSDLGVSAALIALLPNLGSVFHGWVTLKTGERVPTLDEVTERLATEVRRQWEKEYGLRGDNDPYPLSVAWRAASEALADPVGALRTQVAGWPVRPASDPDGWADEPGHLTGEGAQIADLLIRRIATRRLVVLGAPGAGKTTLLISLVLALLDERERAGKEEGPPPVPVLVPLASWNPLQEDQDLFTWLAGRLATDYRGLENRVPDGTERTRARVLLDTHRVLPVLDGFDELPDAVRATALDRVSRQLLPGQGLVLSSRTAEYRAVTDPPAGLPVRLAGAAGIELLPLTPGTVAAYLRRAAGGVGTDSAARWEPVIGALGTGLPVARALSTPLTVSLAGRVYNPRPGEGITALPDPATLCDTGLLPDADAVRVHLYDAFIPSAYRPHPDRPARWSPGRAGEALGLLARNLQDNLRGTTDLAWWELRRAAPGPLPRLAVEAVGGLLLGLGALCLVQGVLQTLLGDAGLPPWAAVTGVTLFVLGNALVGRLYGPLRTALGGRAPGWIWDVHWLAAGVLGWVLAWPALGRERGLLVGVVCGLLTGLTFGPPGSGPAVRIRWAWSWGGVAIGLTGGLGATVAFGPAIGLPIGGLCGLTFGVTNGWRAGSADIATAVGPRTLLAQDRRIFFRLIGVVGGAGTVTGGVLGGLVHEAADDPARGVVFAVVVSALAGAGIGTAVGLVPAWGQGAWGAFTVARCYLTLRHRLPFRLMDFLADAHERRGVLRQAGAFYQFRHIGVQRRVASRGRPGGPVG